One window of Hippoglossus stenolepis isolate QCI-W04-F060 chromosome 1, HSTE1.2, whole genome shotgun sequence genomic DNA carries:
- the mfap1 gene encoding microfibrillar-associated protein 1 — protein MSSHDALNMKLPPIQSTAGAVPVRNEKGELSMEKVKVKRYVSGKRPDYAPMESSDEEDEDFQFVKKGKEMEPEMEQEEEDVSDPRLKRLLNRVSEDVEERLARHRQIAEPEVVAESSEDSDEGTWHPEHEESSEEEEEEEEEVDDEEIERRRAMMRQRAEERKNEEMEVMEVEEEGKSGEESESESEYEEYTDSEDEAEPRLKPVFIRKKDRITVAEREAEELRQRELEVEAKKQVEDRRRYTLKIVEEEAKKEFEENRRTLAALDALDTDGENEEEEYEAWKVRELKRIKRDREAREVMEKEKAEIERFHNLTEEERRAELRNSGKLVTNKASKGKYKFLQKYYHRGAFFMDEEEGVYKRDFSAPTLEDHFNKTILPKVMQVKNFGRSGRTKYTHLVDQDTTSFDSAWAQESAQNSKFFKQKAAGVRDVFDRPTVNKRKT, from the exons ATGTCCAGCCACGACGCGCTCAACATGAAGCTGCCGCCGATCCAGTCCACGGCCGGAGCCGTCCCGGTCCGGAACGAGAAAG GTGAGCTCTCCATGGAGAAGGTGAAGGTCAAGAGGTACGTGTCAGGTAAACGTCCTGACTATGCACCGATGGAGTCGTCTGATGAAGAAGACGAGGACTTCCAGTTTgtgaagaaaggaaaagaaatggagccagagatggagcaggaggaagaggacgtcTCTGACCCGCGTCTAAAACGTCTGCTCAACCGTGTTTCTGAAGACGTGGAGGAGAG ACTTGCAAGACACAGACAGATCGCAGAGCCTGAGGTTGTTGCTGAGAGCAGCGAGGACTCAGATGAAGGCACGTGGCACCCAGAGCACGAGGAGAGtagtgaggaggaagaggaggaagaggaagaagtggatGACGAG GAAATTGAGAGGAGACGAGCAATGATGCGGCAGCGTGCAGAGGAACGAAAGAATGAggagatggaggtgatggaggtggaggaggaagggaagtcGGGGGAGGAGTCTGAATCTGAGTCTGAATATGAAGAGTACACAGACAGCGAGGATGAGGCAGAGCCGCGACTCAAACCCGTCTTCATCCGCAA AAAGGACCGAATCACAGTGGCAGAGCGTGAAGCAGAGgagctgaggcagagagagctggagGTCGAGGCCAAGAAGCAGGTGGAAGACCGACGGCGCTACACGCTCAAgattgtggaggaggaggccaagAAGGAGTTTGAGGAGAACCGTCGCACACTGGCTGCTCTGGACGCTCTGGACACTGACGGAGAGAACGAGGAGGAAGAATACGAAGCCTGGAAAGTCAGAGAGCTGAAACGCAttaagagggacagagaggccAGAGAAGT catggagaaggagaaggcTGAAATCGAGAGATTCCATAACTTGACAGAGGAGGAGCGCAGGGCCGAGCTGCGCAACAGCGGCAAACTCGTCACTAACAAAGCGTCTAAAGGAAAATACAAGTTTCTCCAGAAGTATTATCACAGAGGAGCCTTCTTCATG gacgaggaggaaggCGTGTACAAGAGAGATTTCAGCGCTCCCACTCTGGAGGATCATTTCAACAAAACCATTTTACCTAAAGTCATGCAG GTCAAAAACTTTGGTCGGTCTGGACGTACCAAGTACACCCACCTGGTGGACCAGGACACCACGTCGTTCGACTCGGCCTGGGCCCAGGAGAGTGCTCAGAACAGCAAGTTCTTTAAGCAGAAGGCGGCAGGTGTGAGGGACGTGTTCGACCGGCCCACGGTGAATAAGAGGAAGACTTAG
- the hypk gene encoding huntingtin-interacting protein K yields MAAEGDVDLDLEAEENCTGKPAEKPRKHDSGAADLERVTDYAEEKEISSSDLETAMSVIGDRRSREQKAKQEREKELAKVTIKKEDVELIMSEMEIPRAVAERSLREHMGNVVEALVALTN; encoded by the exons ATGGCGGCCGAGGGAGATGTCGATCTGGACCTGGAAGCTGAGGAGAACTGCACCGGGAAGCCGGCGGAGAAGCCCCGCAAACATGACAGCGGGGCCGCGGACCTGGAGAGAGTCACGGACTACGCGGAGGAGAAAGAGATCTCCAGCTCCGACCTGGAAACG GCGATGTCAGTGATTGGAGACAGACGGTCACGAGAGCAGAAAGCCAAACAGGAAAG AGAAAAGGAGTTGGCCAAAGTCACCATCAAGAAAGAGGACGTAGAACTAATT ATGTCTGAGATGGAGATTCCGAGGGCGGTGGCCGAGCGCAGTCTGAGGGAACACATGGGGAACGTGGTGGAGGCTCTGGTCGCTCTCACTAACTGA